One window of Rasiella rasia genomic DNA carries:
- a CDS encoding MoxR family ATPase, producing MKIEDIKTFGELKKAGYNYQSIKEELRRNLLQKLLKKEVVFEGIHGYEYTVIPELERAILSKHNINLLGLRGQAKTRLARQMVSLLDEYVPVVAGSEINDDPFMPISRYAKELLEEKGDKTPIEWLYRESRFSEKLATPDVTVADIIGDVDPIKAANLKLTYADDRVIHFGMIPRANRCIFVINELPDLQARIQVALFNILQEGDIQIRGFKLRLPMDIQFVFTANPEDYTNRGSIVTPLKDRIGSQILTHYPESLEVARTITKQETTAAQADKPNVYVPELAKDILEQISFEARESEFIDSKSGVSARLSITAFENLLSTAERRALINGDDKTSVRLSDFMGIIPAITGKVELVYEGEQEGANEVAKQLIADAIKTEFLNYFPKIEKLQKEGEPDVYEDVIGWFFEQSGGFELLDTFNDDEFQQQLNRVAPLNDLLKAYGTDFKEEDILFAKEVILWGLVEFKKLSKYNLSDGLRFKDVYSGYISGL from the coding sequence ATGAAAATAGAAGACATAAAAACATTCGGTGAACTTAAGAAAGCGGGTTACAACTACCAATCTATAAAAGAAGAGCTACGTAGAAACCTGCTTCAAAAACTTCTAAAAAAGGAAGTTGTTTTTGAAGGCATTCACGGATATGAGTATACCGTAATACCAGAGTTAGAACGGGCAATATTATCTAAACATAATATCAATCTTTTAGGTTTGAGAGGGCAGGCAAAAACAAGGCTTGCCAGGCAGATGGTTTCATTGTTAGATGAGTATGTTCCAGTGGTAGCAGGTAGTGAGATAAATGACGACCCCTTTATGCCTATCTCTAGATACGCGAAAGAATTATTAGAAGAAAAAGGCGATAAGACACCTATAGAATGGTTGTATCGAGAAAGTCGATTTTCAGAAAAATTGGCAACACCAGATGTAACAGTAGCCGATATTATTGGTGATGTAGACCCAATAAAAGCGGCCAATTTAAAACTAACATATGCCGATGATCGTGTAATTCATTTTGGAATGATCCCGCGAGCCAATAGATGTATTTTTGTCATTAACGAATTACCAGATTTACAGGCGCGTATTCAGGTAGCCTTGTTTAATATTCTACAAGAAGGAGATATTCAGATTCGCGGATTTAAATTGCGACTTCCTATGGATATTCAGTTTGTTTTTACCGCAAATCCCGAAGATTACACCAACCGAGGAAGTATTGTTACACCACTAAAAGACAGAATAGGTTCACAAATTTTAACCCACTATCCTGAAAGTTTAGAGGTTGCTCGTACTATCACCAAACAAGAGACTACGGCGGCACAAGCAGATAAACCAAATGTATACGTACCAGAACTGGCGAAAGATATTTTAGAACAAATTAGTTTTGAAGCCAGAGAAAGTGAGTTCATAGATTCAAAAAGTGGCGTTAGCGCCAGACTTAGCATTACTGCTTTTGAAAATTTACTAAGTACGGCAGAGCGTCGCGCGTTAATCAACGGTGATGACAAAACTAGTGTTAGGTTAAGTGACTTTATGGGAATTATCCCTGCCATAACTGGGAAGGTGGAGCTAGTCTATGAAGGAGAACAAGAAGGGGCTAATGAAGTGGCTAAACAACTTATAGCAGACGCTATTAAGACTGAATTTTTGAATTATTTTCCGAAAATTGAGAAACTTCAAAAAGAAGGAGAGCCAGATGTTTATGAAGATGTTATTGGGTGGTTTTTTGAGCAATCGGGCGGTTTTGAACTTCTAGACACCTTTAACGATGATGAATTTCAACAACAATTAAACAGGGTAGCCCCCCTAAATGATTTGCTAAAGGCATACGGTACCGACTTTAAAGAAGAAGATATACTTTTTGCTAAAGAGGTTATCTTGTGGGGCCTAGTAGAGTTTAAGAAGTTAAGCAAGTATAACCTTAGCGACGGACTTAGATTTAAAGATGTGTATAGTGGTTATATAAGCGGTCTTTAA
- a CDS encoding YdeI/OmpD-associated family protein has product MIKSEKFEVTITGTHGVIIPLRLAKPFLDANKTRVALTAYHNNKKLNFHGKLHQRGDEILISFGKRYQTELGVTPKEHFWLQLFEDTSKYGVEVPEAFMVVLETDPEGFQLFERLSIGKKRSLIYYISRFKSAQTQIDKTLILCENLKRGITETKELIKQQW; this is encoded by the coding sequence ATGATAAAGTCGGAGAAATTTGAAGTAACCATAACTGGAACTCATGGTGTAATTATTCCTTTGAGACTTGCCAAACCTTTTCTAGATGCCAATAAAACTAGAGTGGCACTTACAGCTTATCACAACAACAAAAAACTTAATTTTCATGGAAAATTACACCAGCGTGGTGATGAAATACTCATAAGTTTTGGAAAACGATATCAGACCGAACTGGGTGTAACCCCTAAAGAGCATTTTTGGTTACAATTGTTTGAAGATACTAGCAAGTATGGTGTAGAAGTTCCGGAAGCTTTTATGGTTGTCTTAGAGACCGACCCAGAGGGTTTTCAATTATTTGAAAGATTATCTATTGGAAAAAAACGAAGTCTTATTTATTATATATCACGATTTAAGAGCGCTCAAACGCAAATAGATAAGACACTTATACTATGCGAAAATTTAAAACGTGGTATTACAGAAACCAAAGAGCTCATTAAACAGCAATGGTAA
- a CDS encoding WD40/YVTN/BNR-like repeat-containing protein: MKRFFLLAFMCIAASLSAQQLTNDILKDLKPRNIGPGGMSGRVTSIDVVTTNPDVMYVGTASGGLWKSTSGGVKWDPIFDNEKTASIGAVAIQQSNPSVIWVGTGEGNPRNSLNGGFGVYKSLDGGKTWKSMGLENTRHIHKILVDPTNPNVVYVGAIGSPWGVHPERGVFKTTDGGKTWNKILFQNNKTGVADMVMDPTNPNKLMVAMWEHKRDPWFFKSGGEGSGLFITHDGGTTWEERTDADGLPKGELGRIGLAIAPNKPNVVYALVEAKKNALYKSTDGGFKWKKINDKNDIGNRPFYYSDIFVDPQNENRVYSVFTYVNVSEDGGKNFTELMPAYGVDNGVHPDHHAWWIHPNDGSFMMDGNDGGLNITHDGGASWRFVGNLPVAQFYHINVDNEFPYNVYGGMQDNGSWRGPAYVWKAQGIRNSYWQEISFGDGFDVVPDRDDSRYGWSMSQQGFVSRYDYITGNNYTVKPTHPDPDVFLRFNWNSAINIDPFNNSTIYFGSQFVHKSVDKGLTWEVISPDLTTNDPEKQKQSESGGLTMDATGAENHTTILVIEPSPLEQNMLWVGSDDGRVHYTQNGGQTWTDVSTNIPDLPKGSWIVQIKASNKNKGEALLVANDYRRFNYTPYAYRTTNYGKTWTRIVAENDVESYTLSIVEDPIEKNLLFLGTDDGLYISTNAGSSWMKWTHGFPTVSVKDLVIQEREHDLVIGTFGRAAWVLDDIRPLREIAKNTSLLNENIKVFSPPTAYQAAYQQATGSRFGGDALYNGENRAGGARISYYFKKSTTKESKDDTEEDTEDVETSEISEDKPSKDSIYMKIYDGTRLIRTLKRKVPDSTGFYTWRWRMDEAGVDRPSRTIRKRRNEPGGTSVKPGNYKVTLEHDGASTTTNIKVESDPRLEISQQAINDSYSASKELQNMTQTAADAVKQLVESKNTVDDFSKKLTKEDKKKYKEEIKASKAIGKQIDSLVAHYLGTVDKRQGITRNPEITVMQRIGQANWYSGSRPEGLTKTERILIQQAKEELEKALEKTNNFFVTEWPTYRSKMEKVVLDPFKETKTIKLE; this comes from the coding sequence ATGAAACGATTTTTCCTTCTAGCATTTATGTGCATTGCCGCTTCTCTTTCGGCACAACAACTAACCAACGACATCTTAAAAGATTTAAAACCTAGAAATATTGGTCCTGGCGGCATGTCGGGTCGTGTTACTTCCATAGATGTAGTAACCACTAACCCAGACGTTATGTACGTGGGAACCGCTTCTGGCGGTCTCTGGAAAAGTACGAGTGGCGGCGTAAAATGGGATCCAATTTTTGATAATGAAAAGACGGCTTCCATTGGAGCAGTTGCTATTCAACAAAGCAACCCTAGTGTAATATGGGTAGGAACTGGCGAAGGAAATCCAAGAAACAGCCTGAATGGTGGTTTTGGGGTATATAAAAGCTTAGATGGTGGAAAAACGTGGAAAAGCATGGGCTTAGAAAATACTCGCCATATTCACAAAATATTGGTAGACCCTACCAATCCTAACGTGGTGTATGTTGGGGCTATTGGTTCGCCATGGGGCGTACACCCAGAACGAGGTGTCTTTAAAACTACAGACGGCGGAAAAACATGGAATAAAATACTTTTTCAAAATAACAAAACAGGAGTTGCCGATATGGTAATGGATCCTACCAACCCTAATAAGTTGATGGTTGCCATGTGGGAACACAAACGCGATCCTTGGTTCTTTAAATCGGGTGGAGAAGGTTCCGGCTTATTTATTACTCACGATGGTGGAACTACATGGGAAGAACGTACCGATGCCGACGGTTTGCCAAAAGGCGAATTAGGACGTATTGGTCTTGCCATAGCGCCAAATAAGCCGAATGTTGTGTATGCGTTGGTAGAAGCAAAGAAAAATGCCTTGTATAAATCTACCGATGGCGGATTTAAATGGAAAAAAATAAATGACAAGAATGATATTGGAAACCGACCGTTTTACTATAGCGACATTTTTGTTGACCCGCAAAATGAAAATCGGGTGTACTCTGTATTCACTTATGTGAACGTTTCTGAAGACGGAGGTAAAAACTTCACAGAGCTTATGCCAGCTTATGGTGTAGATAACGGTGTTCATCCAGATCATCATGCGTGGTGGATTCACCCTAATGATGGCAGCTTTATGATGGACGGAAACGACGGCGGACTAAACATCACCCATGATGGCGGCGCCTCTTGGCGTTTTGTTGGTAATTTGCCCGTGGCTCAGTTTTATCATATTAATGTAGATAATGAATTTCCGTACAATGTCTATGGCGGTATGCAGGACAACGGAAGCTGGAGAGGTCCTGCCTATGTTTGGAAAGCGCAAGGAATACGCAATAGCTATTGGCAAGAAATTAGTTTTGGTGATGGTTTTGATGTGGTGCCAGACAGAGACGATAGTCGCTACGGCTGGAGTATGAGCCAACAAGGCTTTGTAAGTCGCTACGACTATATCACTGGTAATAATTATACAGTAAAACCCACTCACCCAGACCCAGATGTGTTCTTGCGTTTTAATTGGAATAGCGCCATAAATATTGATCCTTTTAATAATAGTACTATTTACTTCGGAAGTCAATTTGTACACAAATCGGTAGATAAAGGTCTTACTTGGGAGGTAATATCTCCAGATCTTACAACCAACGACCCAGAAAAACAAAAGCAAAGTGAAAGTGGCGGCCTGACAATGGATGCCACCGGAGCCGAAAACCACACTACTATTTTAGTAATTGAACCCTCTCCACTTGAACAAAATATGCTTTGGGTTGGTAGTGATGACGGACGTGTGCACTATACACAAAATGGCGGACAAACATGGACCGATGTGTCTACTAACATTCCTGACTTACCCAAAGGAAGTTGGATTGTACAAATAAAAGCAAGCAACAAAAACAAAGGAGAAGCGCTACTTGTTGCTAACGATTACAGACGATTTAATTACACACCTTACGCCTATAGAACTACTAACTATGGTAAAACATGGACTCGCATAGTAGCTGAAAACGATGTAGAAAGTTATACCCTTAGTATTGTTGAAGACCCTATAGAAAAGAATTTATTGTTTTTAGGAACAGACGACGGCCTATACATTTCAACAAATGCTGGAAGCAGCTGGATGAAATGGACACATGGTTTTCCAACGGTTTCGGTGAAAGATTTAGTGATTCAAGAACGTGAGCATGATTTGGTTATTGGAACGTTTGGTCGCGCCGCGTGGGTATTAGATGATATTCGTCCGTTGCGAGAGATCGCTAAGAACACCTCCCTTTTAAATGAAAACATTAAGGTATTTAGTCCGCCTACGGCATACCAAGCGGCATACCAGCAAGCAACAGGGAGTCGTTTTGGAGGCGACGCACTCTACAATGGTGAAAATAGAGCTGGAGGAGCTCGTATTAGCTACTATTTCAAAAAGAGTACGACGAAAGAATCTAAGGACGATACTGAAGAAGACACTGAAGATGTCGAAACATCGGAAATTTCCGAAGATAAACCAAGCAAAGATTCTATTTACATGAAAATTTATGACGGTACGCGCCTAATACGCACCTTGAAGAGAAAAGTACCTGATAGCACCGGATTTTACACATGGCGCTGGCGTATGGATGAGGCTGGAGTAGACAGACCTTCTAGAACCATACGTAAACGTCGCAACGAACCTGGAGGAACCTCAGTAAAACCAGGCAATTATAAAGTGACTTTAGAACACGATGGTGCTAGTACAACAACTAACATTAAGGTTGAAAGCGATCCTCGTTTAGAGATTTCACAACAAGCTATAAACGATAGCTATAGTGCTTCCAAGGAGCTTCAGAATATGACCCAGACAGCTGCAGATGCCGTAAAACAATTGGTTGAAAGTAAAAATACCGTAGACGATTTCAGCAAAAAACTAACAAAGGAAGACAAGAAAAAATACAAGGAAGAAATAAAAGCCTCTAAGGCAATTGGAAAGCAAATAGATTCGCTTGTTGCCCACTATTTAGGTACGGTAGACAAGCGACAAGGTATTACTAGAAATCCCGAAATAACGGTGATGCAGCGCATTGGCCAGGCCAATTGGTATAGCGGCAGTCGTCCAGAGGGATTAACTAAAACCGAGCGTATATTGATACAACAAGCCAAAGAGGAACTGGAAAAGGCGCTGGAAAAAACGAACAACTTCTTTGTAACCGAATGGCCGACCTATAGGTCTAAGATGGAGAAAGTAGTTTTAGATCCTTTCAAAGAAACAAAGACAATCAAATTAGAATAA
- a CDS encoding vWA domain-containing protein, with protein sequence MKKNPPKTGFVFTKHNALEQSIFERLFEIFQELITHTSGDFDEAIDWLRQLDEEYSLTTPEYTIDDFIEELKERGFIREEFKPDGSGGKGTGKGSLSMTEKLERSLRKRALEQIFGKLKRGGVGNHKSKYKGRGDEQSGEFRNYQFGDALDSISMTESLKNAQINHGIGDLHLTENDLVVEETMFKAQMSTVLMIDISHSMILYGEDRITPAKKVAMALSELITTRYPKDTLDILVFGNDAWPIKIKDLPYLNVGPYHTNTVAGLQLAMDMLRRKRNTNKQIFMITDGKPSCLRLADGRYYKNSNGLDEYIVNKCYMMAAQARKLHIPITTFMIASDPYLQQFVDHFTEANQGKAFYTGLQGLGEMIFTDYENNRKRKLR encoded by the coding sequence ATGAAAAAGAACCCGCCTAAGACAGGTTTCGTGTTTACAAAACACAATGCACTGGAGCAATCTATTTTTGAACGTCTCTTCGAGATTTTTCAAGAGTTAATTACGCATACTTCGGGAGATTTTGATGAGGCGATTGATTGGCTTAGGCAACTAGATGAAGAATATTCGCTTACTACCCCAGAATATACCATAGACGATTTTATTGAAGAATTAAAAGAACGAGGCTTTATTCGTGAAGAGTTTAAGCCAGATGGAAGTGGTGGGAAAGGAACTGGAAAGGGCTCGCTAAGTATGACCGAAAAGTTAGAACGCTCACTCCGGAAAAGGGCTTTAGAACAAATTTTTGGTAAATTAAAGCGAGGAGGCGTCGGAAATCATAAGTCAAAATATAAAGGTAGAGGAGATGAACAGTCTGGCGAATTCAGAAACTATCAATTTGGTGACGCCTTAGATAGTATTTCTATGACCGAAAGCCTGAAAAATGCGCAAATTAACCACGGAATAGGCGACTTACATCTCACAGAGAATGATCTTGTGGTAGAAGAGACCATGTTTAAAGCGCAAATGAGTACGGTGCTTATGATAGATATAAGCCACAGTATGATTTTATATGGCGAAGATAGAATTACACCTGCTAAGAAAGTAGCTATGGCACTTTCAGAATTAATTACAACACGATACCCGAAAGACACGCTAGATATATTAGTCTTCGGAAATGATGCATGGCCTATAAAAATTAAAGATTTGCCTTATTTAAATGTAGGGCCATATCATACCAATACGGTAGCGGGGCTACAGTTAGCTATGGACATGCTGCGACGAAAACGTAATACGAATAAGCAAATATTTATGATAACCGATGGTAAACCTAGTTGTTTAAGACTAGCAGACGGGCGTTATTATAAAAATAGTAATGGATTAGACGAATACATTGTAAATAAATGCTACATGATGGCAGCACAGGCACGCAAATTACATATTCCTATAACTACCTTTATGATTGCGAGTGATCCTTACTTACAACAATTTGTAGATCATTTTACTGAAGCCAATCAAGGAAAGGCATTTTATACGGGTCTGCAAGGTCTTGGTGAAATGATATTTACAGACTATGAGAACAATAGAAAGAGAAAGTTGAGATAG
- a CDS encoding S9 family peptidase, whose protein sequence is MKKLIALVAILCLLIGCKETKKEEVAENREIQQYTIEQFMDNENAFANGYSADKSTILMTSNRSGIYNMYTTPEGGGELTPITKSDSASIYGISYFPEDNRILFRMDGNGDEIFKIYMKDGAEITALTPTTKVRALFRGWSKDSKSFFYGSNERDPRFLDHYEMDIETMTPKMIYQIEEGFDFAGISEDKKYIALVSPINTNDSDLFVLNTETNKKTKVNTAPSANRPQDMAPDGSGFYYTTDEGSEFSYVMKYNFEEGTSEKVVAREWDINGYSFTDKGSYQTTFINEDAKNTLEVTEVSSGKAVEFPSFENKEITSVSFSRDEEAVLLRVGGSHTPSDSYSYNLSTKKLSRLTENLNDEINNEDLVTAKVIRYKSFDGLEIPAIYYEPQQATKEDPVPALVWVHGGPGGQSRQGFNSTIQYLVNHGYAVLAVNNRGSSGYGKTFYKMDDRNHGDKDLKDCVAGKDWLAAQENIDGERIGIIGGSYGGYMTMAALTYAPEEFNVGVNIFGVTNWLRTLKSIPPWWESFKDALYTEMGDPNTADTVRLRQISPLFHTDKVTKPLMVLQGAKDPRVLQVESDEIVAGVRKNGVPVEYVLFEDEGHGFVKKENQIEAYGKIKTFLDMYLKGDGTSPMDGDKIKNVEIKAEE, encoded by the coding sequence ATGAAAAAACTAATCGCACTCGTTGCCATCCTATGTCTTTTAATAGGTTGTAAAGAAACCAAAAAAGAGGAGGTAGCCGAGAACAGGGAAATACAGCAATACACCATAGAGCAATTTATGGATAACGAGAATGCCTTTGCCAATGGGTATTCTGCCGATAAGAGTACGATATTAATGACCAGCAATCGCTCTGGAATCTATAATATGTACACAACTCCAGAAGGTGGTGGTGAGTTAACACCAATTACAAAAAGTGACAGCGCATCTATATATGGAATCTCCTATTTTCCAGAAGACAATCGTATTCTATTTAGAATGGATGGAAACGGAGATGAAATTTTCAAAATTTACATGAAAGATGGTGCCGAAATTACCGCCCTTACTCCTACTACCAAAGTACGAGCACTTTTTAGAGGTTGGTCTAAAGATAGTAAAAGTTTTTTCTACGGAAGTAATGAAAGAGATCCCAGATTTTTAGACCATTATGAAATGGACATAGAAACTATGACTCCAAAAATGATATACCAAATTGAAGAAGGTTTCGATTTTGCAGGTATAAGCGAAGACAAAAAATATATCGCCTTGGTGAGTCCAATAAACACTAACGACTCAGATTTGTTTGTGTTGAACACTGAAACAAACAAAAAAACTAAAGTTAATACTGCGCCTAGCGCTAACCGACCGCAAGACATGGCGCCCGACGGTAGTGGCTTCTATTATACTACAGACGAGGGTAGCGAGTTTAGTTATGTAATGAAATATAATTTTGAAGAAGGTACTTCGGAAAAGGTAGTAGCACGCGAATGGGATATAAATGGCTATTCGTTCACAGATAAAGGAAGTTACCAAACCACTTTTATAAATGAAGATGCTAAAAACACCCTAGAAGTAACCGAAGTTTCGTCTGGGAAAGCAGTAGAATTTCCAAGTTTTGAAAATAAGGAAATCACGAGCGTATCGTTCTCTAGAGATGAAGAAGCCGTATTACTTCGTGTTGGGGGTTCTCATACACCTTCAGATAGTTACTCGTATAATCTTTCAACAAAAAAGTTATCGCGCCTAACGGAAAATTTAAACGACGAGATAAACAATGAAGATTTAGTTACTGCCAAAGTAATCCGTTACAAATCTTTTGACGGACTTGAAATTCCTGCGATTTATTATGAGCCACAGCAAGCTACTAAAGAAGACCCTGTGCCAGCATTGGTTTGGGTACACGGTGGCCCAGGAGGGCAATCGCGGCAAGGATTTAATAGTACAATTCAGTATTTGGTAAATCACGGATATGCTGTCTTAGCCGTGAACAATCGCGGGAGCAGTGGCTACGGAAAAACATTCTATAAAATGGACGACCGCAATCACGGTGATAAAGATTTAAAAGATTGTGTTGCAGGAAAAGACTGGCTGGCTGCGCAAGAAAACATCGATGGAGAACGCATTGGCATTATTGGTGGCTCTTACGGTGGTTACATGACGATGGCGGCTCTTACCTACGCTCCAGAAGAATTTAATGTAGGTGTAAATATCTTTGGTGTTACCAATTGGCTACGAACACTAAAGAGCATTCCGCCATGGTGGGAGTCTTTTAAAGATGCCCTGTATACAGAAATGGGTGATCCCAATACGGCAGACACCGTTAGATTGCGTCAGATTTCTCCGTTATTTCATACAGATAAGGTAACTAAGCCTCTAATGGTATTGCAAGGCGCAAAAGACCCACGCGTATTACAGGTAGAAAGTGACGAGATAGTTGCGGGTGTTCGCAAAAATGGTGTGCCAGTAGAATATGTTTTGTTTGAAGATGAAGGGCATGGTTTTGTTAAAAAGGAAAATCAGATTGAGGCCTACGGAAAAATTAAAACCTTTTTAGATATGTACTTAAAAGGAGACGGTACGTCACCGATGGACGGTGATAAAATTAAAAATGTAGAAATAAAAGCAGAAGAATAG
- a CDS encoding DUF2490 domain-containing protein, whose translation MKKICLVILLLVAVNAVSQNAENDELGAWYILASNSKVSEKFSVQLQTQFRFFELASEIQQFKIRTGVKYRIMKGLSVGAGYAYFRNDFSYQSEIPESFDEHRIVEDILLDHTIGKAKIDHRARLENRFIVQNGTTDTRHWFRYMAKFTYPFSDTWSADIYNEIWLNVGNEPTFAQNWLGLGVGHKFSDLIKSRIGFQRIHLDGPDFNRLLLGITFTPDFSGSSTP comes from the coding sequence ATGAAAAAAATATGTTTGGTAATCTTGCTGTTAGTAGCAGTTAACGCAGTATCTCAAAATGCTGAAAATGACGAATTAGGAGCATGGTATATCTTGGCCTCCAATAGTAAAGTTTCCGAGAAGTTTTCAGTCCAGCTACAAACCCAATTTCGCTTCTTTGAGCTTGCCAGCGAAATACAACAGTTTAAGATAAGAACAGGAGTAAAATATCGAATAATGAAAGGGCTTTCTGTAGGAGCGGGTTATGCTTATTTCAGAAATGATTTTTCGTATCAATCTGAAATTCCTGAGTCTTTCGACGAGCATAGAATTGTTGAAGACATACTCCTAGACCATACTATTGGGAAAGCAAAAATAGACCACCGTGCAAGACTTGAGAATAGATTTATTGTACAAAATGGAACAACAGACACAAGGCATTGGTTTCGGTATATGGCGAAATTTACGTATCCATTTTCAGACACATGGAGTGCAGATATATATAATGAAATTTGGCTCAATGTTGGAAATGAGCCCACGTTTGCACAAAATTGGTTGGGTTTAGGTGTTGGTCATAAATTTAGCGACCTCATAAAATCGAGAATTGGATTTCAGCGTATTCATCTAGATGGTCCAGATTTTAATAGGCTATTGTTAGGAATTACCTTTACGCCCGACTTCTCTGGTAGCTCAACGCCTTAG
- a CDS encoding bifunctional alpha/beta hydrolase/OsmC family protein produces MKSSKINFTNANGKTLSGRIDLPLERDPHNFAIFAHCFTCTKDFSAVRNVSKALASEGFGVLRFDFTGLGDSDGDFADTNFSSNVEDLVSAAEFLAREFKAPSLLVGHSLGGAAAIFAASEIDSIEALATIGAPSNPVHVQKQFGTQLDTIKSDGEAVVQLAGRDFTFKKQFIDNLEAHSCENAARKLNKALLIMHSPQDATVSIKNAEEIYHAAKHPKSFVTLDGSEHLLIDKKNASYVGKVIAGWAARYIEVPVEQTIKTTHAAVASLDDEDGFTTLMKLGTHYLKADEPIRVGGKDFGPTPYELLAGSLSACTAMTIQMYARRKKWPIANVEVHTSYSKDYAKDCEACEKDPSAKIDTFTREIKITSSLDEKQLQRILQIADKCPVHKTLHSETQVITSLIT; encoded by the coding sequence ATGAAATCTAGTAAAATAAACTTCACCAACGCAAACGGTAAAACACTTTCCGGAAGAATTGACTTGCCCTTAGAGCGCGACCCTCACAATTTCGCAATTTTTGCACACTGTTTTACATGCACAAAAGATTTTAGTGCCGTAAGAAATGTGAGTAAGGCATTGGCTAGTGAAGGTTTTGGCGTTTTACGTTTTGATTTTACTGGTCTAGGAGATAGTGATGGAGATTTTGCCGACACCAATTTTTCTAGTAATGTTGAAGATCTTGTAAGTGCTGCAGAATTTCTTGCGCGAGAATTTAAGGCTCCTAGCCTACTTGTTGGGCATTCTTTAGGAGGAGCAGCCGCGATTTTTGCGGCTTCAGAAATTGATAGTATTGAAGCATTGGCTACCATTGGCGCGCCTAGTAATCCTGTGCATGTTCAAAAACAATTTGGAACTCAACTAGACACTATAAAATCTGATGGAGAAGCTGTTGTACAACTTGCGGGGCGCGATTTCACATTTAAAAAACAATTTATAGATAATTTAGAAGCACATTCTTGTGAGAATGCAGCACGGAAATTAAATAAAGCTCTTTTAATTATGCATTCGCCACAAGATGCAACTGTTTCTATTAAAAATGCTGAAGAAATTTATCACGCTGCCAAACATCCAAAAAGTTTTGTAACACTCGATGGTTCTGAGCATTTATTAATTGATAAGAAGAATGCATCGTACGTGGGCAAAGTCATAGCTGGTTGGGCGGCGCGCTACATTGAAGTACCCGTAGAACAAACCATAAAAACAACACATGCCGCCGTAGCTAGTTTAGATGATGAAGACGGATTCACAACATTAATGAAACTAGGCACGCATTATTTGAAGGCAGACGAACCTATTCGTGTTGGTGGTAAAGATTTTGGTCCTACCCCATACGAATTATTAGCTGGTAGTCTTTCTGCCTGTACTGCTATGACCATTCAGATGTATGCAAGGCGTAAAAAGTGGCCCATTGCAAACGTTGAAGTGCACACTAGCTATTCGAAAGATTATGCAAAAGATTGTGAAGCATGTGAAAAAGATCCATCTGCCAAAATAGACACATTTACCCGTGAGATAAAAATCACCAGCTCCTTAGATGAAAAACAGCTACAGCGTATTTTGCAAATAGCCGACAAATGTCCAGTTCACAAAACATTGCACAGCGAAACTCAAGTTATTACTTCATTAATTACATGA